CGCGACGGGATTGCCTTTGCGCTGCAATTTCAGAAAGACATGAAGTTAGTTGGTGAGGCAAAACACGGCGAAGAGGCCGTGATGCAGTTCGAGCGTTTGCTGCCGGACGTGACTCTGATGGATATTCAAATGCCTGGTATGAACGGCATCGACGCCATCCATGCTATTCGCAAAGTTTCTCCCAGGGCGAAGATCGTCGTACTGACCACTTATGCTGGCGATGTCCAGGCTGCACGTGCCCTTGAAGCGGGAGCGAGCGGGTACCTTCTAAAAAGCATGTTGCGCACAGAGCTCGTTGTTACGATCCGCGAAGTCTATGAGGGGCGGAGGCGCATTTCGCCAGAGATCTCCGCCACACTCTCCGAACATCTCAGCGCGAACGATCTTTCGCCGCGCGAAACAGAGGTGCTCCGTTCTGTGGCCCAGGGGAGATCGAATCGACAGATCGCCGATGCTCTACTGATCTCAGAGGACACAGTCAAGGGACATATGAAAAGCATTATGGCGAAGCTTGATGCGGGGGATCGAACGCAAGCAGTTATCATCGCGATGAAGCGTGGGTTTCTGCAAGCTTGATGCACCATCGATCCATCAAGAGGTGTCGCCAGCGTGTGCGCAGCATTGCTCGCATTATTTTTTTCGCTGTCCTTTTGTTCCAGCCTTCGGCGATCGCTGTCTGTCCCGCTTCTTCCACTCCGAGAACGATTACGGATGTTTCACATTTCAGTTGGACAGCGAAGGATGGAGCCCCACCAGAGGTCGATAGCTTAGCCCAGACGAAAGATGGCTATCTCTGGATTGGGACTTCGTTGGGCCTCTATCGTTTCGATGGTGTTCGATTCACACCGTACCCTGCCTCGGCCGCGAATCCTTCCCTTCCAAGTCGTGCGATCTCTGCGATTGCAGCAGGCGATCAAGGTGGTCTGTGGATTGGTTATGTCTATGCAGGCATCTCTCACCTGTATGGCAATACCCTTGTCAATTACCCTCTTCCGTCGAGCGTTCGTGGAGGAACTAGTATTCAAGCGCTCTCTTGCTGCAGGCAGGATTCAGTATGGGCGTTGGTCGGTAACACCATACTTCGATTGCATGCATCGCAGTGGGAAGATTTTGGTGCACTCAACGGTCTTCCCGCGGAGGCCCATTTCGCCATGTTTTTTGATCGCGAAGGTAATTTGTGGGTTTCAGCGCGTAACAACGTTTATGTTTTGCGAGTTGGCGGGCATCGTTTTTCGAAGGTTAATGTTCGTGTGTATTCGGTCACGCAATTCGCCCAGACGAAAGACGGGACGCTATGGACCAGCGATGCCTGGCGTGGAGTAAGACCGCTGTTTTCCACGTGCAAGAAGCCGGAAGTAGAGATGAAGGTCACGGCGAACATGGTGATCGATCCGGAGGACAACATCTGGTTAGGCAAAGACTATACGGGTGTATCGCGCGTTACATCTAACTTAGTCGGATGTTCGACGCGGACTCCTCAACAACAATTTCGGACGAGTGAAGGCCTTACGTCGAATGTTACGCATGCCCTTTTCAGAGATCGAGACGGAAACATCTGGATCGGAACAGAGCGGGGCATCGACCGCCTACGACCTCGCATGTTCACTCTTTTAGAGGGTAAGACGTTTAACTTCTACCCTGCCCTCGCCGCAACTCCAGCGGGTGCGCTTTGGATCGGAACCCACGAAGAGGGCCTTATTCATGTTAGTGAGAGGGGGATTGTTCCTCTCGGGAGAAGGCATCCCAGTAGTCCTCTTGCGGTTGATGCCGCAGGGGGACTCTGGTTGGGTGACGCGCACGACCATAAGCTGCATCACTACAGCTCACGTGGTTTACATGACAGGGAAGTACCGGGACCCAAAGAAGCCCAGAATGCCGCCGTTCAGGGTATCGTCGTCAAGGCCGATGGGTTCCTTCTTGGGGCCTTCGAAGGACATGGTCTCTGGTCGTATTCGAAGGATTGGAAGAGGGTCTCCGAGGAAGGGCTTACCAACGAGACACCTTCGTCTCTGGTGCAAATTGGAGATTCAACATGGATCGGCTATTCGAACGACCGGCTGGTGCAACTGGTTGGTCACCAGACACGGTTTTTTGCTCCTTCCGACGGTCTTAGGGTTGGCGCGGTGCTATCGATTGTTGAAGACCAAGATAGGATTTGGATCAGCGGCACGGATGGCGTGGCCTTTCTCAAGCAGGATAAATTTCTTCCTCTCCATCTTCTAAGAGCAGATCTCACAGAAGGTGTTTCCGGTATCGTCTTCGACGAGAGCGGAAATCTTTGGCTCAACGGAGGATTGGGCGTTGTGCGGGTACTGAAGAGTGAGTTAGACCTTGCCATGCAGGAGCCCAAATATTTTGCAAGTGCTGTGCTCTATGGAGAGGCCGATGGCATTGTGGGTTCACCCGCCCAGGTGAAGCCTGTTCCCTCGGCAATCAAGGATGGGCGCGGTCGTCTCTGGTTTGCAACCGCAGGCAATCTTGTCTATCTATCCCCCGATTTTATGTCGCAGCCTCGCCCTTTGCCGTCCGTTACGATGCAGTCCGTCTTCGTGAACGGACAAACAGTTTCCAGCTACGGGAATCAACACAGGCTGGTACTTCCAGGTGGTAGAGATAATCGCATCGAGTTCAATTTTGCCGCAGTCGACCTGAATACGCCGTCGCAGGTCTCGTATCGATTCAAGCTCGAAGGGGAAGACAAAGAATGGCAAAATGCTGGAACAAATCGACAGGCGGTCTATGCAAGGTTAAAGCCGGGCGCGTATAGATTTCGGGTTGCCGCAACCAATGGGGAAGACAAATGGAGTGAAGCCGTACCGGCTCTCCTCTTCAATGTGAAGCCAGCGTTTTATCAAACGAAGGGCTTTATTATTCTGTGTGCTTTAGTCGGAGTCGGATTCTTATGGTTTGTCTATCTTCTCCGGATTCGCTATGTTACGGCTCGGATTCGGGACAGGCTTGAGCAAAGGTCTACGGAACGACTTCGCATTGCACGTGAACTTCACGACACTCTGCTTCAATCTATCCACGGACTCATGCTCCGGTTTCATTATGTAGCGGAGTCTATCTCCGAAACAGACCCGTCGCGCGAGATGCTGTGTGAGGCATTGGAGCGGGCTGACGATTTAATCGTCGAGGGAAGAAATCAAGTTCAAGACTTGAGAGGCGAAGGAGAGAGTGAGCGATCGCTGCAGGAAGCTCTCATGCGATTGGTGGAGAAATTTCGTCTTGGCGCCTATCCCGAGATTGACATTACGGAAGAAGGATCGGGCAAGCTTCGGCCTGTGGTGCAAGAGGAGATAAGAAAGGTCTGTCGCGAGGCACTGATTAATGCGTTGAATCACGCCAAGGCTACACGGATCGGGATAGATATTATTCACGCGCACGGATTCTTCGAGGTTAAAATTTCCGACGATGGAATTGGCATTCAAAGCGAAGTCCTCAGAGAATGGGGCGGCCGCGGACACTGGGGATTGAAAGGCATGTCCGAGCGCGCGAAAGCAATTGGGGGAGTCTTGCGCATTCGCACGAAGACACCATCCGGCACGGAGGTAAGCGTGCGCCTTCGTTCTTCGGCTGCGTACCTCGTGACCCATCCGATTACTTCTTTCCTCAAAAAGATATCCGAGCGTATTAAGGCCACCTTGAAAGACATTCGCTAAGATCTCGCGTAGTAAAGACATGCCGAAGGCCTTGAGATCCAAAGAGGCCTAATCAAGCGCGTGACTCATCGCCAACCCACTTCACAAGTGTGCGGAAGAAACCAAATTCCTTTGCGAGTGGCTTCCCATTTTGGAAGGGGCAGAAGAAAAATCATGAATGCTCGACCGATAAGCGCATTAAAACTTGTTAGCCTATTGCCGAAAGTCAAACAAGTTCTATAAATCCGCAATTACCGACCTGTGCCTCGACCTAAAAATCGTTTTGCATTAGTAGAAAGGGCCTGTTGTATAGGCGGGCGTTCTTCTCTCTCAGGACCTTATGCTGCACCGTTATGTTACATACGAGCACCCTGCATTATCTCGTTCTCCTGCCTTGACCCGCTCCAATGGATGATTTAGCACTGACGTCGATTGAGAAAGCCATAGAAGATAGTCCAATCGGAAGTCAAAATTTACTGGGACCTCAATAGAAATGCCTCAGCTCTTGAAAGCGCTCTTAGCAAACACTAGAGCTGCATTTCGTACCGCCTGCTCTTGGAGAAAATAACTCTGTGAAAAACCCTGTATTGACTCTGTTTTTCTGCTTCTGCCTGTGCGCACGCTCTCAATCTCCCTCCACTCAAATCACACCCTCGAACGATACGGGAACTTCTCAACCTGGTAGCTACTCCGCACCGCTCGGTTCGGTGAATCTCACCAATGGAAATTTGAGCCTGTCGATCCCTTTGCTCTCTCTTCCATTTCGGGGGGAAGCCGGATTCGCTTTGGCCTTACAGTACGACAGCAAAATCTGGCAATCCCGCTTCACGATCAATCAGACGGACGCTACCGTGAGTTGGGTCTACGAGCAGCCGGGCGCTGCCGTTGGAGCTATGGGGTGGCATCTCAACTTGCCGTATCTGAGCCCGCCCAAACTCGTTAGCGATGACCAGGGCAATCTGACCTCGCTTGGAGAAGAAATTCTCACGATGCCCGATGGAAGCAAGTTCTCCATTGCTGCGGCGCAGAGTGGGCTTGATGCGGAGGATGGCTCGGGGGCGCACATGGAGTTTACGCCCGGATCTCCCTGGACGAGCGGACCTACGAACATCACCGTTCGGCTTGCGAACGGATTGCAGATCCATTTCCCCACTGCAGGCTCTGTGGCGGATCGAATCACTGACCGCAACGGAAACTATCTCAGCATCGTAAATAACGTCATCACGGATTCTGCCGGACATCAGATCACTCTTCATCCTCACACGGGAGGTCAGTACTCTTACTACGATCAGGTGTTTTATTCGGATTCAAACGGGATGCAGCAACATATCGATTTCACTGTTCAGAGCCACACGTTCTTTACGACGACTCCGGACTGCCATGCCCCAAACTTCAATACGAATAACAATGGGGTCGCGTGCCCATTCACATATCCTCTTCCCGCAAATAACACGTGCAACACGGGCGTTTGTTACCAATCGATTCACAACACGCAACCAAATCTCAACGTTCCATACCCGATGTTGACGAGCGTTAAGTTTCCGGATAATTCCACCTACGCGTTCGAATACAACGAGTACGGCGAAATCACCAAAGTCTCTTACCCCACGGGTGGCTATTCGCAATACGGGTATGTCTTGATGGCGCACGGGGAAACATACTGGTACGACGGCGAGCTGTTGAATACCGACTTTAGAGAGGTCAGCTGGCAATCGATGTGTCCCAGTTCAACGGGCAGTTGTGCGGCAGCCGACATTGAGCGTACCGACTTCGCGCCGGTATTGGGTGGAAATCCCAATCAGGCTGTGCCGCAGGCTAGCGCCAGAGCAAACTCTCAGAACACGGTCACAGTGACGAAAAACGGCGCTATCCTGGCCAAGTCGGTCCATAACTACGTCGATCCGACGGCCGAGAGTATGGGTTACGAGAGCCCTCTGGAAACGTCTCAGGTCAACTTTGATACTGACGGCGCTACAGCCTTGACGGCAACCCGAACGCAGTACATTTTCTACCCAAACAACTTTGCTCTTCCTTCCAAGGTAACCACATACCTTTGCAGCGGAGCTTCGTCGCTGAGCGCTACGACAACGCTGGAGTATGCGTCCATGGATCACCGTGTGATGCGACCCATCGCGCTTCCGTATTGGAGTCAAACTCCTAATTCGGTTTCGCTGCCAATCGCTGCGGCTGTGTCCACTAAGGCGGAATATGGTTTTGTCTCCCGCTCGGATTGCGGCGCATCAGATCCTCCTGCAAGCAGCTACGGCTCGCTTTTACGTAGGGAAGTGGCTTCCTATGGTTTGAGCGATTCAAACTATCTCGCCGCCCGTCTATTAACTCTTCCGATGTCTTCGACGATCTTTGATGGCGCGGGATCGCAGGTCGCTGCCACTACAAACGAGTACGACGTCTATGCGGGAACGAACCATGCGGCTCTGGCAGTCTCTTCGGCTGCCAATCTCACTACCGCCTATGGGGGAACGCGAAGGGGAAATCTTACTGGCGTTTCCCGTTGGGTGTCAGGCAACTCCTGGGTCGGTAGTTACCGGCAGTACTATGACACGGGCTCAATCGCAGCTGACGTCGATGCTTTGGGCGCTGCGACTCACTATGCATACGACTCGACATACCTGGCTCCCACCACGATTACAGATGCGTTGGGGCATCCTGCGTCTCGCTCTTACTACGGATCTACCGGACTATTGCACACGTCGACAGACTTGAATTCGAATGTCACCACCTACGCGTACGACGCCCTGCAACGACCTACGACCATCCAGTATCCAATTGGCACCACGACCATTCAGAGACCGAGTACGACTCAGATTCAAACGCTCATAGCGCAGAGCAGTGCAGCGAATCAGGAAACCGATACTTTTCTGGATGGCATTGGACGCACAATCGAATCACAACATATGGACCCCGATCACCACACCTGCAGTGGCGGCGTCATCCATACGACAACCTCGTACAGAATGTTAGGACAGTTCGCAAGCGTCTCCAACCCATTCTGCACTCCATCTGACGCGACCTACGACCTCACCTTGTTTACCTACGACGGTGCCGGTCGACGCACCCGAACTACCCACCAAGGGGATGGAAGCTATTCAGGGAAAAGCTATAGCCTGAACGTTGCGGATTCTTTCGATGAAGCCGGAAAGCACAGGCAGCTAACGACAGATGCGCTGGGCAGGCTTACAGATGTGTACGAGCCGGAGGGCGCCTCCAGCAGCCCCACGATGCATACGGTGTACGGCTATAACGCGCTTGGAGATCTGCTGTCGGTAACGCAGTATGGGCAGACAGGTGATTCCGCGCGATTGCGTAGTTTTTCTTATGACGGATTATCTCGTTTGATCACCGCGACGAATCCGGAGACGGGGACGATTTGCTACGGCGTTTGGAATGGATCGAATTGCATCAATGGTTACGATGCGAACGGGAATCTCGCGAACAAGACGGATGCCCGGAACGTCTCTGTGAACTACGGCTACGACGCGTTGAATCGGCTGATTTGGAAGCACTATTCGGATGGAACGCCGCCTGCGGCTTTTGGCTATGACGGGTTTGCGGAGGACGGTACGACGCCCGTAGCGGGTGCAACGAACTCGATTGGACGGCTGTCTCACAGTTCAAATCAGATCAATGTAGCCGCCAACTACGGATACGATGCGATGGGACGGCAAATCAGGGAAGCCGTCTGTGTTCCGAGTGATTGTTCTTATGGGAAGACCGTTTCCGCAGGGTACGATCTTGCGGGGAATCTGATTGATTTGACGTATCCGGATGGGCGTAAGGTTCACCAGACCTACGACGCAGCGGGTAGGATGGCCGGAGTGAATTACACCGCTTGGAATGGTGTGGCGAAGAATCAGGCTTATCTGACAGTGGCTGAACCTCCCGGAGGCTATGACGCCGCAGGGCATGTGGTGAGCGCAACGTTTGGCAACAATGTCGGTTTCAATGCCAGCTATGACAATCGAGAGCGGGTGAAGACGTTGGCTTACGGACCATCGTCGACGCCCTTTTGGTCGAAGCAATATGGTTGGACAGCGAACAGCAACTTACAAAGCCAGACCGATCTTGTAGCGGGTGTTCAGCGGCAGTTTGCGTATGACAATCTCAATCGGCTGACGGCGGCGCAGGACATCTTCTGGAATGTTGCCGGAATGGGTGCATCGGGCGGGACAGGGAGTTCTTCCGGCAGCGGTACCGGCACTGTCAGTCCACCTTCGGCGGGCGGAGCTACGCCGCAATGGACCGATCCCGATGATTCGAATGTTCTGCTCAATCCGGACATGCCGGGAGCGAACGGCTGGGGGATGGGTGCCGAAGCCCGTTCCACGATCACCAATGGAGTGGCGGCTCCAGATGGAACGATGACCGCGTCCAATCTCACCGCCAACTCTAATGCAACGGATACATTAGCTACGGATGCTGTGGCGAATCCTTATCTTTACAGTGGTGAGACGATGACTGGATCAGTATGGCTGCGGTCGCCGTCGGGAACACGCAACATCTATCTCTTGCTGCTTCAAACGGGGTCTGCAGGATTTACCGCAGCAGCTTCGAAGCTCGTAACGGTGACTACAACTTGGCAACAATTCCAGCTAAGCGGACCGACGCAGAGTGGCCTTAGTTCTCTTTATCTGCAAATAGGCGGAAGCTCTTCGATCAGCAATGGTGCAACTGTTTCCTTTTGGAATCCAATGGTCGAAGATTCGGGCCATTCCGGCGCGACGATCACGAATTTTTTGCCCTATTCCCAGCGGTTCACCGGGGCGTCCTGGTCTCCCGCGTCGGCTACTGTCACGGAAAATGCGGCGCAAGCGCCCGACGGCACGAATACGGCAGCTGTAGTGACAGCCACGAGCCCGACCGACAGCTATATCACCGACACAGTAGCGAATCCAGCTCCGTACAGCGGTCTACCGGTTACTGGCTCGATATGGCTCCGATCCGCAAGCGGCCCTCAATCTATTTTGCTCACCCTTATCAATTTTTACGGGGCGAGCGGATTTACAGCATTGGGTGCCAAAACGGTTACCGTTACTTCAGATTGGCAGCGATTTGAAGTAGGGGGCATAAATCAAACCACCTTGACAGAACTTCAGTTACAGGTCGGCGGTGGCTTGACCTTCAAAAGTGGACAGAGCATTCAAATCTGGGGGGCTCAGCTGGAATTGGCTTCGAGCGCGGGGCCGTATGTGGCAACTGGTGGAAGCGCTGTAAGTGCAGGCACGAACCTCACAAATCTTTTGCCCTATTCGCAGCAATGGAACGCGGCGAGTTGGGGAGGAACACTGAATGTACTCGTTACGGCGAACGCTGCCACGGCCCCGGACGGATCGAACACTGGAATTCAAGGCGTCGCAGTAAGTGGACAGAGCGACGCGTGGTTGATCAACGATGTAAGCCATCCCTCGATGTATGACGGTGAGACCATCACCGGCTCTGTTTTTCTCCGAATACCGAGCGGTTCGCGATCCATCAACATTTACCTTGCGGCAGAAAACGCTTCAGGCCGCACCTATCTTAAAACACAAACGATCCAGTTAACTACGGACTGGAAGCGCTTCACCATGACAGGACAGCTTCCAACAGGTCTCACCCGCCTTTTCCTTCAGGTCGGGGGAGCGAACAGCCTCAGTTCTGGTCAAGTTGTCGATGTCTGGGGCACGCAGATAGAGATGGCTTCGTCCGCTGGTCCGTATGTGATGACGAGTGCCCTGCCTGTGGTCGCGGGAAAAGAGCTCGTCAATATCCTGCCTAGTTCCCAGCAGACGAATGGTCCTGGCTGGGGCTTGGCCAACGGATCCATGGTTCTCAATAATGCAATCGCTCCAGATGGCACCGCCACTGCAACCACCATTACAGCCGATCCGACGACAACGGATGCGTACATCGGCGATGCGGTTCCGAATCCCTCGCTTTACGACCAACAGACCGTTACCGGATCGGTGTATCTGCGGGCAGCCAGTGGCAGCCTGAACATCAATCTGTACCTAACGAATGTGGGAGAAAACGGATGGAGTGCTCCGTCCTCCAAGCAAGTGACCGTGACGACTACTTGGCAGAGGTTCTCGATTACTGGCACAAATCAAAATGGCCTTACCGGGCTTTTTCTCCAAATCGGTGGAGGAGGCTCGTTTAGCCAGAGTCAGAGCATACAGGTGTGGGGTGCGCAGATGGTGATCGGAACCGACCCCGCACCGTATACACCGACGAACAGTTCCACCACGCAGTATGCGACCGGGACACCGGGAACGCTGGTGACCAACGGGCTTAATGAGGCGTATGCGTATGATTCCTTCGGCAATATCCTGCAGAACAACAGCTTCCACGCGACCTACGACGCGAACAACCGGATGTCGGGCTACAGCTACGATGCGGCGGGCAACCTGCTGTCGAATGGCGTGACGAACGTCATGACGTGGGATGCGGAGAACCGCATCCGGACTGTGGGCGGGGCAACCTATATCTACGACGCCGAAGGCAATCGCGTGGAGAAGCAGGGAGTCGGCGTAACCGACACGATCTACTTCGGTGGCAGGCCGATCGCGTGACTGACGGCGGGGCAGTGGACCGACCTCATCTATGGCCCCAGCGGCCTGCTGGCCGAAGTTCCAGGGACGGAGAATGGCGCCCCGGTCTATCGCATGACCGATCACCTGGGGACGCAGGTCGGAAGCATGCTGGCCGATGGCACCTTCGTGAATCCCATGGACTACAAGCCCTTCGGGCAGGTCTTAGCGGGCAATACCAGTGATCCTTATCTGTTTACCGGCAAAGAAAGGGATGGAGAGTCAGGGTTGGATTACTTCGGGGCCAGGTACTACGCCAGCAATATGGGAAGGTGGATGAGCCCCGATTGGAGAGTAAATATACAACCAGTTCCGTATGCAAGTTTGGACGATCCGCAGTCCCTAAACTTGTATATGTATGTACGAAACAATCCACTTAGCGGATTCGATCCTGATGGCCACAATTGGTTCACGGACTTCTTAAACGGGCTAGCCGATTCGACATATAGACCCATTGTGCATATCGTTGAACATCCTATCGCAACGGCACAGGGAGTAGGCGCTGCTGTGGCTCATCCCATCGTGACAGGCAGAGCCATAGGGACAGCCGTGAAAGACACGGTCGTAGCGGCCGCTCATGGAGACGGTAGAGCGATAGGACAAATCGTCGGAACAGTAGGCACAGCAATCGCAGGTGGCGCTATCTCGAGAGGTGCAGGCATCGCTGGTGAAGCAGGTGCAGAGGCTGGAGGTTTTGTTGGTGGAACGACCTCAGTCACAACCGAAGAAACTTATGCGGCCCGGTTAGCTGAAGCTCAGGAGGCCTACCCCAACAAAGCTGGCACTATCGAGAATCATCACATTGCGCCAAAGTACCTCGGGGGTGCCGCTAGTGGGCCTACGATACCTCTTGATGGTGCTTATCATCAGATGATCACAAACGAGTTCCGAAATCTTGCTCCTTACGGTACTGGACCTGTTTCTCCTCAACAAATGCAGAATCTTCAGGATTCTGTTTATTCGAAATTTCCTCTTCCACCAGGATCAAACTAGCCATGAATACTAAAACACAAGTAATCATTTCGGATCTAGCTAAAATGCTAGGCGTACACGTTCGTAAGATAAACATGCGCGATCCAAACGTCTTCCACCGGGAACGAGGCAGCATAGCGGAAGACCCTGAAATTTTATCTTTTACAGAAGCCGTTCGATTCGAATGCGAATCTTTCAAAGCCGAGATTCGGGGCAATGGATCGTACTTGGTATTAGAGCTAAAAGCTGCTTTGAATGGGGGTACGTGGTCAGTCAACGCACCAGATCAAATTACTCTTACTCGCAGAGTGCAAAACGTATTTGCCGGTGATATCGGATCTCTTTTTGCCGTAGGGGCTAGACTCTCGCCGGAAGCAGAACAGATAATTCAACAGGAGGCATTTCAAAGCCTCTTGAAAGAACTAAAATTGGGGCCTCACGAGAGCCTCCACTTCTATAAAAACGCCGTCACATACTATGCACTATCGGTGGATACTGCAAAATTCTTGGAGCGAATGAATTTCATCTGTCGCTTCGTTGCAGGGATCGCTCAACCGAAGAAAACGTTGCAAACCATTGATCTGCCGAGACCCTTTGCAGAGTTAAATGACTGTGCTCAGGAGTGGGCAATCAGCGATGACGCCGAGCGAGCCGGGGCAATCGAAGCCGCTTCCACCGAAAAGCTTAGAAGATTGGTGGAGAAAATTGATCCTATGGTGCGTGAGATCAATGCTTATCTAGATACTCATTCAGGAGAAAAAGAAGCTGTTTTGGCAAGTTTGGCTGAGACGGCATCAGAGGCAAAACTCGCGCTGGAACAGGAAGATAGAGCGCATCATGATCGGAAATAGTCCCCATAGGTATTGTTACGATGCGGACAGACTTTGGTTACGATCGCACATCGCAGCAAGTACATTTGTTCTGTTTTAGCGCATCCCGTTTTACCGGCAAAGAAAGAGATGGAGAATCGGGACTGGACTATTTCGTGGCCATATACTCCAGCAGTATGGGCCGGTGGATGAGCCTAGACTGGGCCGCGATATTAGCCTTTCCCCTGCGCAAAGCATGGCGATGCTCAGTTAGCGGATCGCTGGCCGGTGTATCCTCCGGCACGTATTAGTTTTCGGCGCGAACGTATGGCTTCGGCCGGAGGATCTAAGTTGCTGGTCTCGATCCCGGAGCTGGTCGTCACGCCGCCGGGGCAAAGTCTCCGAGGTGAGAATGAAATACCAGGTGGTTCTACAATTTGCGACGGCAGGAATGAGTCAATTCGGTGAGCTGGTGGCTTTGGAGGAAGGCCTGATTCAAAACCTCCCGCCACCTTCCGAGGTGGATGGTCACGACTTCGGATCGGGTGAATTCAATATCTTCATCTTGACCGATCAGCCCAGAGAAACTTTCGATGCAGCGCGAAAACTGATAGAAAAAGGCTTCTTTCAGAGCCA
This genomic stretch from Terriglobus saanensis SP1PR4 harbors:
- a CDS encoding RHS repeat-associated core domain-containing protein yields the protein MTDHLGTQVGSMLADGTFVNPMDYKPFGQVLAGNTSDPYLFTGKERDGESGLDYFGARYYASNMGRWMSPDWRVNIQPVPYASLDDPQSLNLYMYVRNNPLSGFDPDGHNWFTDFLNGLADSTYRPIVHIVEHPIATAQGVGAAVAHPIVTGRAIGTAVKDTVVAAAHGDGRAIGQIVGTVGTAIAGGAISRGAGIAGEAGAEAGGFVGGTTSVTTEETYAARLAEAQEAYPNKAGTIENHHIAPKYLGGAASGPTIPLDGAYHQMITNEFRNLAPYGTGPVSPQQMQNLQDSVYSKFPLPPGSN